In Leopardus geoffroyi isolate Oge1 chromosome B4, O.geoffroyi_Oge1_pat1.0, whole genome shotgun sequence, the DNA window TCACCTATGTAAGCTGGTGATATTGGGGGCTGCgaggtgaagatgtgaagaaattggaggCTTTGAGAGAAAAGTGTGGGGTCAAAAAAAGAATGACCGATGAGTCCTGCTGTTTCACTTTAAATTATGCACAAGCTCTATGTGAGCCAAAACCATGGGGGGCTGCCTGCCAAGCCAGTGGGGGTTTCGGCTGGATTACTAGAAGTATAGGACTCAGAATGTAGGAGGTGAGAGGGGTATCTTTGTACTCTGTGCTATCCCCTCAGTAGCTGGAATCTGACTTTGAGTGTGGGACAGGGATGAGCAGTGGAGGGTGACTCAGAGACAAAGCTGTAAAAGCCCTTGAATAGACCAGAAGACTTGGGAAAGGACCGTGAGATACAGGCCTTCCAATATTTAAAAACCTGCCACACTTGTTCTCCGTGGCTGCTTAGGCAAAGCTAGGACTGATGCATGTGTGTGTCAGCCGCAAGGAAGTGCGTTCTTGAGTtaataagaaagaattcttgaggacCCAGAATTGGACAAAGACAGAATGGCATGTACTGACTATTGATGGATGCTGAACGCCACGACCCTGGGGTGTGCAGGCGGGGGCTGGTCTGTGGGGACCAGGGACAGCCTCACAAAGGAGACTTCTCGCTGAGtggccacctcccctctgctctctgaTCCTCCTGCCTGCCAGGTGACTTTGGCAAAGACATTgtctggctccctcccttccccccctttATGGCTGTGACACTGAATGAGCTGCAGGCCCCTTGGAGGCAGGGGGTGTGGGACATACAAAGTAGCGGCCTCACTCCTGGTGCTGATGTCCTGTCCCTTTTCCCTGTGATGCAGTTCTTGGCAGGATGGCTTCTCCTAGGACCAGGCAGGACCATTACTAGCTGCACGTCGGGCTGTGAAATTAAagtcattttggttttcttttttattctccacATCCACTAATTTATTAAATGCCATTAAACGCTGCACTTGGCCCTGGCTCATAGAGAGCGCTGGGGAGTGTTGAGACCTAGTGTTTGGAAAGCTCCTACAAAGCAGAGGGGATGagctggcagggggcagggggggtttgggggggggttcTGCAGAGACACATGAGGCTGTGAGGGGCAGACAAACAGACGACTCACACAGGCAAATAAGGGGTTCAGGGGGCTGAGTTGGGAGTAACTTGGGGCACTTGGGGGTTCTAGGAACAGGGACGAGGGGATGTGTGGGGGACTTCTTATTCAGGTGGGTCTGTGTGTCTGGGTCTGGTCCTGTTCCCAGGCTGTGGCCTTCTCAGGCCCTCCTACccgcatccatccatccatccatccatccatccatccatccatgaagCTAATGTTTATGAAGTATCCCAGGCATGTTCTGGGCCCTCCCAGAAGAGGAATGGAGGAGACTGAGCCTGACTCCCAAAGTGCTGGTGTTTCAGTGGGGGGTGGGTAGCAAGTTGGCACAGAAGGCTGGGCAGGTCCCCGATGTGCTGCTCTGGGCCCAGCCCTGGCACAGGAGGTCACCCCCAGGGAAGGCCACCCCTGCACGGGGCAGAGACGGTTGGCAGCTAGGAGGGGACACAGGGAGTGGCTGTCCTGTGCTCTGAGTCAGGGGTAGAAGCTAAGGAGGGAGGTTGGATTGAAGGGGAAATCACAGGACTCCCCACCCCAGAGAAATGGGATGCCTGCATGAAAAATACATAAGGACATAAGGCAGAAACATATATTgaaactacaaatcaataagattcaaactgaagatgaagaaaaatgccACGGGGATATTCAGCTAATTACAACAGGCTTCATAACTGAAGTGAGTCTGGAGTGCTTGTTCACTATATGGCTGTGGCctggctgggcctcagtttactggCTGTGCATCAGGCCAGTGGGCCCAAGGGTGACCAGGAAGACCCTGAGATAGCCCCCTGAAAGGGCCTGTACTTTCTCCCTCTGCAGAGTCCGTGAAGGGCCTTAGGAGAGCCCCGTAGGAGGGACACCCCAAGGCATTGCCAAGGGTaaagcactgttctaggctctggggatgtagcagtgaacaaaacagacccaaatccctgccctcacagagatCCAGGCCACAGGCAAGTGCAAGGGTAGGAACTTGTTTTCTCACATTTGGATGTGGATTTATTTGGAGTGCTGAACTGAGAATATTTAGAAATGCCCtcggttgggggagggggcagggagcaggagggCTTGCTATTCAGGGTGGTCACTGGGTCCCCCCCTGCTTGGCGAGGGTTGCTGACCAGGTCTGTCTGGCTGGTGATCTCAGGTTGGTTTGTGCTGACTTGGCTAGATTGTGGTTCCCTGAGTCCTTGGAGTCTCTTCCTGCCCTGGGTTTGACTGTAGCTCGGTCATCTTAGCTGAGACAGTCCTTTGCTTTGGGAAGGGAATCTTCCTGAATGCCACCAGCTAAGTTCTCTGGCACTGCACACCTTGTCTCCTTCCTGTGCTGGGCACCGTCCGCATGGGGCagtgctcctccccacccccccccccccatgcctgccgctccctcccctgcctgccgctccctcccctgccccttgctCTGGCTTCCTGTCTGTCTTCTTGCCTTCCTgcccagcaaacattttctgctgtcatcccctccctcctgcccattGCCATGCACCAGACATTGACCTCTCCCTGTTCCTGCCCTGGTTCTCACCAGCTCCCTGGATAGAGTCTGGCCAGCTCTCTACTCCTCCCACATTTTACTGTCCCTTTCAGAACTAGGACGCTGCCCCACTCTTGGAGGGAATACACTGGGTTCTTTCTGTGATGGCTGTTTCCTGGAGGCGATGGCCAGAGGGTGGACCCCTGGCATGGGGAAGGGGCTAGGGCAGGGTTTCTTGACCTCTATCCACATTTCTGGCTGGGTAGTTCTTTGTGGTGGGAGACTGTCCTATGCATTATAGGTTGTTTGGCAGTaaccctggcctctactcacACAGCAGTAGGAGCCCCACACTCCAAGTTGTGATGGCCACAAGTGTCCCCAGATGTTGCCAGGTGTCTGTAGGGGGGCAACATCACTTTGGGTGGAGAACCACCGGGCAGGGACATGAGAGCATCATGTCTCATGCTTGGCTAAGCCCGTGCTGGCAGGGACCTGAAAAATTCTCTAGTCCAAATCccacattttaaaggaaattgggCCTCAGAGAGCTAAAGAATTGTAAGGTCACACAGGGGAGCAGCATGATGAAAGCAGCATCTTAGAAAAAGGATTCAGGCAGCTCTATGTCGGCTGGGCTGAAAAACAggccagaggcaggcaggggagcaAGGCTGGGACTGGGCTTGAGGCAGGGGCTAAGGCCGTGCCTTTTATCGGTCGGCCCAGGCTCGGCATGCACTGGCCGGTCTCCTGGCATCGGGTACAGAAGGGGCTCCACACCAAAGGCGGGCCAGGGAGCCAGGTCTGGGCCCAGCCTGGCAGTGCCATGGCCTTGCTGTCCTAATCTGTAAACTCAGGGCCTTATTGGtcatgttttcttcccacctGGAGGCTCTTGTCCCTGAGTGCACTGAGATCCCACAAGGCCTCATTCACTGAGCTAGCCCCCTTCACCCCAGGGCTTAAGTACACGCTGTGTGTGGGGACTGCCCCACCTGGAGGCAGCAGGTCTCACCTGGGGTCTAGCCTGGGGCGTGGTGGGACCTCAGACAGGAAGTGGGAAAGGAAGCACGTGTGGGGACAGAGCCACAGTGCTGTTCTCTTACCGTGGTAGAGGGAGGCTGCTGGGTGGGACTTTGGGAAGCTTGCCGACCAACTCAGAGAATATGAAGCAAGATCATAGAACCATTTTGAGAGGGATGACCAGGTCCTGGGAATTTCTGAACTGTTGAGGTTTTCccagagaggggctcctggaCCTCCCGGCAGTTCTCCCcaggagggagatggagaaaagagGTAGAGAGGGCCCCCGCCAGGCCCATGCCCAGTGGGCACTGACTTCCAGAAAAAGCTGCACTGTGACTGAGGAGGGTCTTGGGGGCCCTGGTGTCCCCACTGCAGGGTGGTAACGGCATCTTGCTGCTCTGGGGGTCCCACAGCCAGGTCTCTTTAACAACAGGCTCCTCTACCTGCAGTGAGTGACCTGGCAGCCATGGGGTTTCCTCTCAATCATTCCAGGCTCTGGCTTTTAGAGCCATAAATCTTTAGCATGAAGATCATGAATTTCCATGGTAtgattaatgaaagaaaaattgagacGGCAGTATAGGAACTGACCAGATTGAAAAAAAGTCAGTATGAGAAGTTGGATGGAAGTTTCAGAGCTTCTGACCCAGCCTGGAGCGCCACCTAGTGGTTACAGGGGTGGTGGCAACCATCCCCCGCCCTGCAAAGCTTGGCGGGTACCCCATTGGCTGGGTGTTCTAGGCCTGAGTGTGCCCATATCTGGGGAGCCTTGATGTAGTTCCACTGGGGCTGCTCCCAGGTGCAGGAGGCGCAGGACCACTCCATGGTGTGGGGGACCCGGGAACCTGCTCCACTTCctcctgttcctccccagctccttGAACCATCTCTGGCTTAATAATACATGGGAATGCCTGCACTTCTTCCATCATGCCCTATCTGGGTCACCTTTCTGGTTCCTCATTTATGAAAATCCTACTCATCTTTTAAATCCCAGCAAGTCCTGTCAATCCCACCTTACAGATAAACCTCCTTGTACTGCTGTTCACCACTCTTCCAGAGCCACCTGGTGTAGGTCACCCCCAGCTCTTGCCTGATCCCTGCCGTGGCCTCCTGATTGCGCCCTGGGCTTCCCCCTTTGCTCTCTGGTGGTCTTCTCTGAGCAGCAGTCTCAGAGATCTTTTGGAAATATAAACCATGTCACTCTCCAGGCCTAGGGGCATCCCACCCTGGTTTTCTTAAGTGATGCCTGCAAGGTCTTGTCTCATCTGACCCCTGCCACCCCACCTACTGGTCCCCCACCACTGTCACCTCCTCCACTCTGTTGCAGCCACCTGGGCAGCTTGCTTCTCCCTGGGCTGGCCAGGCTCAGTCCTACCTCAGGGCttctgcacctgctgttccctctatCCAGAACATCCTTCCACCACTTCCCCTCTTTATTTGGGTCCCTACTCAGATGCCACCATCCCTGACCACTCTGTCCCCTGAAACTTTCTAACTCGTGGCCATCCTCATTTTCCTTCAAGGCACGTACCATCACCTGAGATTCTATCACTTGTTCGCTTATGTAGCATCCGTGTGCTCTGTAAGAATAGCCTGTTCGTGAGtgaggcggggcggggtgggggggagttgcCTGTGCCGCTACCACCTCTACCCCAGCACTCAGAACGGGCCCTGGCACTTAATACATGGGTGCTCTGTTTGGGTTTGTGGACTGCATGAGGGAAGAAAATGCCACCCCTGAGGGGCAGCCTGTGCCTCTCCCCCTCAACCTCCAGGCATGCACGTGAGAACTGCTCTCCCCCTACTCGTGAGCCGCCTTGTCTTCGCTGGACCATCTGTGTCTCCCCTCGGAAGCTGGAGCAGCTCGAGAGCAGGGATGTGCTTGGTTCCTGGGGTCATGGCACAGCCCTGGGCACATGGGAGCTGCTCAGCAAATGCCTTTCGGAGACCAGCACCTGGTCATGGCCATGCATTTCACATGCTTTCTTCCATTTAGATTCTCCCAACAGTCCAGAAGGTGAAGGCGGGCGGTGTCATTCTCATTGGGCATAAAAGGAGTTTGCAAGGTCGCATTACCAGGAAACGCCGGAGCTGGGTGTCAGATCCACATCTGTACCTCCTGAGCCCTTACGTGTATGCTTTTGCCCTGCGTGGAATGTTGTggtcccccacctgccccaggtcCAGCCGTCCTCTAGAGACTGCCTCCTCCAACTGACATCTTGGGCCAGGACAGTGGTTGCCTCCTCTGAGAACTCCTGAGCTATTTATTTGGCACCAGTGTATACTGTGTGGGGTCGATGCTGCTTTTTTATTGTTCCTGTCTATGCAGCACAGAGGTCCCAGGAAGGCAGGTCTCGAAAGTGGCTGTGGCTCTTCTGGCACAGGATGCTGCAGCCTtcggtactcaataaatatcggTTGACAGATTGATTGGCTCCTCAGACTCCGCATATTTCCTCAGAGCTGCCGGAGGGAGCGGGGTGAGTGTCAGCTATACGGAGCATAAAATAAGGCAGCTGTGGCGACCCGCAGCCAGTGAAACCCAAGCGTCCCCAGGTGAAGCGGTGGCGTCGCGGGCCCAGGGGGGCTGTGGAGGAGAGTCGGTTTTCGGGGCCAGAGCGCGGGCTGCTGGCTCACATGGATGGAAGGCGAAGGCAGTGATGGATTCTCATGGCCTGCATGTCGGCCAGCCCATTGAGTTCTTTCACCTTCCATCTGTGGGAAATTTGTTCTTCAGGCTCCTGAGAATAGTGGGCAAATGGCCCTTCTGGACAGGGCAGGAGGACATGGTTGCCAGAAGGCTTGGCCCTGAGAAACCGGACTCAGAGAGTCTTCCTGGCCCCAGAGACGAGTCTTTACTCACCTTCCCTGGGCACCGCGCTCCTCCCCCCGGACTCCTTCCTGAATGCCAGGGCCTCTCCACTGACAAGTGGGGTAACCACAGCCACTCATGTGTGTCTGGGACCATCAGTGTTTGTTACAGGATTTTGCCTGTGTCGTTTAAAATTTGATCCTCAGAGTGACCCTAGGAGGTTTGTGAAGCTGGCAGGGTGCCATTTGCCAGATGCGGAGACTGAGACGTGGAGAGGCTGAGGGTTTGTCTGGGCCTCAGAGCCGACACGATTAGGGCCCATGGCCTTATCTGACCTATAGCCCCGTTCTCCCCCTTTCCCAGTCtcagagttgggggtggggacatgCAGCCTTTTGGGTTCCATGGAGATGAACACAAAGCGGTGCTGATCTaatggctttcttttctctccagctctgtGGCTGTGGGCTGCTCGGAGTGGGCATTTGGCTATCCGTGTCCCAAGGCAACTTTGCCACCTTCTCCCCCAGCTTCCCCTCGCTGTCTGCAGCCAACCTGGTCATCGCCATAGGCACCATTGTCATGGTGACAGGCTTCCTCGGCTGCCTGGGGGCCATCAAGGAAAACAAGTGCCTCCTTCTCAGTGTAAGTGAACTCCATACCCGCAGCCCTCTGAACTCCCTGCATCCCGGTCACGGAGACAGGCAAAGCCTGAGACGACCGCCAGCCTATTAGATGCCCGACAGAAACTGCTTCTAGGATGTTCTCTGCCCGACCACACCCCTCTTCCTCACGATCGCGTATCCCGGCCCTAGTTGTCCCTTCCACTCCTCGATTGGCTGTCTCCTTCATCTGCCTCCCTTAGCTATCAGGGACTCCTCAGGAGCCGTAGCTGGCCTCTCCCATACCTGGGAAGCCCTGTCTAGGTgcttcctgtccccagcccccctAGCCCTTGTGTGCACCCCATCCCTGGCTGTGACCACCACCGTGTGCCCACACCGACACTCTCTCTGCAGTTTTTCATCGTCCTGTTGATCATCCTCCTAGCAGAGTTGATCTTGCTCATCCTCTTCTTTGTCTACATGGACAAGGTAGGCCTTACAGGAAGGGAGGAGTATGTGGGGTGGCAGTGGGCTGGGGTCAGGACAAGCCAGAGGAGAAGCATGGACAGAGAGTACCtatgaggaagggaggaaggagaatggCAGCAGGAGAGCTGGGAGAGGTCCAGATGAAAGGCTTTTGGTAGGGGGGAGCATGGGGAAGGTGACTTTGAGGGGAGTGTGGGGGGTTTATTACCTGTGTAGTCTTAGGAATCCTCTGGCATTAGTGAGCTCCCCATCACCGGGAGCATTCAAGCATAGTTGTGTGGAGCACTCGGAGAAGGGACTCAGGGGCCTGCCCTCTACCCGACAGGTAAATGAGAATGCCAAGAAGGACCTGAAAGAAGGACTGTTGCTGTACAACACAGAGAACAACGTGGGGCTTAAGAACGCCTGGAACATCATCCAGGCTGAGGTGAGGGGCTGGGCCtggcagggcggggggtgggggggcgcggcTCAGACTCACCCTGGGTGACCGAGGATGCATCTGGAGAGGGACAGGCAgctgtgggaaggagggggagcagGGCACGGGAGCGGGAGCGGTGGCGAGTGCCTAAGTGGGTACAGGGGGCCAGGGAGGACAGATAATCTAGAAGAACAGATCATCCAGGCCCTTCTTTTCTGAAGCTTTGGCATGGATGACAGAGTTTGTTGCCCTGATTATGGGTCAGGCAGGAAGGCCTTGATTCTAAGAGGGGAACAAGTCAGAGGTCCCTCGTTAAGCCCTGGGGAGGGGCCGGCAGCCAGCTTGGGACGATCCACAAAGCAGAGGGGTGGTGGGCAAGCAGAGAGCACTCCTGCCTGGTGTCCAGTGCCCAGCTCAGGGTGGCAGGTGGGTGTTACCTTGTCTGCACTCTGGCCTCCAGGAAGGGGCCGTCACTTCCCTTTAGGGCCCAGCTGAGGCCCCAAGAAGGAGGCCTTTGTCTCTCCTCTGCTGAACCGGAGGGAGGCAGCTTTCGTGGGGCCAGGATGGTCTAggcagggggaggcacagaggaggccCGCGGGCAGTGACGTGTCTGACCCGGTGCCTTCCCACCTGCAGATGCGCTGCTGTGGCGTCACCGACTACACAGACTGGTACCCAGTGCTGGGGGAGAACACAGTGCCCGACCGCTGCTGCATGGAGAACTCCCAGGGCTGTGGGCGCAACACCACCACCCTTCTGTGGAGAACGGTGAGTCTGGAAGCTGCTTCCCCAGGTCCCCCTCCCAGAAGCTGGTGTGGAGGACAGTCTGGCAAGAGGACACCTGCAGGGGAGGGTCGCCTGGGACAGGAAGGAACTGGCTTAACGGAAGGTGGGGTGGAGGACGTACAGGACTGAAGCCAAAAGGCCGGTGGCCAGTGGGAGGGCTGGGCCTGCAGTCGGGAATGTCCGAGGGTGGAGGTTGAGTGGGGGTCGGAGGCCGTGCAGTGGGAGCCTGTAGGTGGacccctgggtggggaggggcggggcctgctCAAAAGCTAGAGGACTGGggctgagggtcagagaggggcaggagaCAAGAGCAAGGACAGGGACAGAAGGGGACgtgaggtgggggctgggcaggaaggGGCACTCACAGTCCTGTGGTGCCTTAACCTTTGGTCCTGGTCCCTAGGGCTGCTATGAAAAGGTGAAGACGTGGTTTGATGACAATAAGCATGTGCTTGGCACGGTGGGGATGTGCATCCTTATCATGCAGGTAAGAGGGCTCTTAGGAGCCTCGCAGCTGGAGCTCCCAGCTGGACCTAAGCCAGAGGCGGAagacgcgcgcacacacacacacacacacacacacacacacacgcacaagctCACGCACTAAATAGCTGATCCCAGCAGCCTGGAGCCCCTGCGCTGTCCTGCTCTGCTCTGTCCTGAGGCTTCCATCCCAACGCCTGTCCCAACCCCGCAGGTGCAGTAGGGCTCTGCTTCCTGGGCATCCgttctgagcctggggcctggggccagcaCCGTGCAGATCCCCTGTGTGGGTCTGCTTGACAACACGCCTGCCCTACTTCACGGGGACACATACCCTAGGACTGAATGGAACCCAAGTCCTCAGGTAACACTTGAGGTGTTCACACTCCCTGGGTGTCCGTTTTGGCCTCAGCACCCGTTAAATGTACATGAGCTGGGCAGGTTGCTGAGCGTCTGTGCCTTAATTTCCACATCAGCATAATGGGCATGATCATCACGCCACTTCTTAGCATGAAGTGAGCCCCATGTGTGGAACAGGGCGTAGAGCAGTACCAGGCAGCTAGGACGTGCTCAGTAGGTGTGAGCTGTTCCTAGCAAGCATTCGGTGCCCGGTTGTCCTTTGCAAGCCCCGCATTCGGTGCCCAGCTGTGCTTTGCGAGATGGTGGAGGGGGACCAGGAGGGAATCCTGCCTCCCTTCCTAAAGATGAAGGTGGCATGGCCGGTGGGGAGCAAGAGTCCCCTGACCTTTCTGGGGATGCGCATTTCCGGGCTCCCTCCTTGGTCCATTTATGTATGGCTCCAACCTGAGGCGAGCAAGAGTCTTCAGTGCCTGATTCTCCCTGGAGCGCTTGAACTTGACTGGCTGGTCCACGGGAAGATGGCTGACATCTTGTATCTTTCTTGCCCTAAACTCTTGGGTCTGGGGGTCTGAACGTGTCTGATTCATCCAAGAGCTTTCCAGCTCAGCAGACAAGCCCGCTGTCACTTTTGCAGAGCTCTGATGTGAGATGAGCACACGGGGGCAAGATGCTGTTCAGTATTGAGAAGAGGGCACCTCTCAGCTGACTGTGCTCAGGCTTGGACCAGAACGCCAGAGCATCACCAGCCAGGGTCTCCTCCAGTTACGCCCAAACCACGAGAGGCACGCAGCGTCTCCCGGTCCCTAGCTTTGTGGTGTGTGCCCACGGCATGCTACCCATGGTGACAGTGAGGCCCCAGGCTGGCTTCCTCCTGCACCGCTCTGGGCCACCACCCCCTTCAGGATTCAGGAGTTGAGGGAACACAGAGGAGTGTTAATGTTGTCATAAGCACATCGGTGGTGAAGACACAGTGGCTGCACCCAAAACATCATGTCGTGTATTCCAGAACCGAACGGAGGGACTCAGCTTGGGTTTTTAATGTTCCTgtcccttcctgcccccacctcagTCCCGTGGTAGCTACCAGTTAGGGCCGGGTCCTTTGTGCTTTGGGTCCTCACAACAGAACCCTGAA includes these proteins:
- the TSPAN9 gene encoding tetraspanin-9 isoform X3; the protein is MARGCLCCLKYMMFLFNLIFWLCGCGLLGVGIWLSVSQGNFATFSPSFPSLSAANLVIAIGTIVMVTGFLGCLGAIKENKCLLLSFFIVLLIILLAELILLILFFVYMDKVNENAKKDLKEGLLLYNTENNVGLKNAWNIIQAEMRCCGVTDYTDWYPVLGENTVPDRCCMENSQGCGRNTTTLLWRTGCYEKVKTWFDDNKHVLGTVGMCILIMQILGMAFSMTLFQHIHRTGKKYDA
- the TSPAN9 gene encoding tetraspanin-9 isoform X2, coding for MAALQPEFKKCNMARGCLCCLKYMMFLFNLIFWLCGCGLLGVGIWLSVSQGNFATFSPSFPSLSAANLVIAIGTIVMVTGFLGCLGAIKENKCLLLSFFIVLLIILLAELILLILFFVYMDKVNENAKKDLKEGLLLYNTENNVGLKNAWNIIQAEMRCCGVTDYTDWYPVLGENTVPDRCCMENSQGCGRNTTTLLWRTGCYEKVKTWFDDNKHVLGTVGMCILIMQILGMAFSMTLFQHIHRTGKKYDA
- the TSPAN9 gene encoding tetraspanin-9 isoform X1, whose product is MEKSSSEDSSIHRSPSLDSKDSDFAKPSTSGRPFGRGFTAGAFYGTAGSRGQSRAEAGVKTDKYNAPKGSKYVVFYLDLSFVFLLEFKKCNMARGCLCCLKYMMFLFNLIFWLCGCGLLGVGIWLSVSQGNFATFSPSFPSLSAANLVIAIGTIVMVTGFLGCLGAIKENKCLLLSFFIVLLIILLAELILLILFFVYMDKVNENAKKDLKEGLLLYNTENNVGLKNAWNIIQAEMRCCGVTDYTDWYPVLGENTVPDRCCMENSQGCGRNTTTLLWRTGCYEKVKTWFDDNKHVLGTVGMCILIMQILGMAFSMTLFQHIHRTGKKYDA